Proteins from a single region of Streptomyces vinaceus:
- a CDS encoding phosphoribosyltransferase: MTTAMTAEMTTVTTEKGETIDAVWSGTWVAKRLGVRLEEAGDPGSPRLDELLGLALRRNPKRAHLLVSQVLGKHVPQSPQAVYAAGHGLGERVRALLGEEAAATAVVLGYAETATGLGHCVADGLGAAPYLHSTRRPVPGVEPAGGFEEAHSHATSHLLLPQDPKLLAGDGPLVLVDDEFSTGNTVLNTIRDLHARHPRGHYVVVALVDMRSPADRERLTAFAAEIGARVDLIALASGTVHLPEGVLAKGQALVEEYERESAGGPAGSGPAGFREPGSGAAGSPAAVVRVELDWPAGLPDGGRHGFTPEHRARLEAALPALTRQLADAIGAGPGRVLVLGNEELMYAPLRLARALEESGAAAEVRFSTTTRSPVLAVDDPGYAIRSRLVFPAHDAPPATSGGTPTAEGPGDRYAYNVAGAGFDTVVAVVDSHGDTAALHAPDGLLARLAPHAGRVLLALVPSYTPPASSDRQEPIMPEPSLLPEPLRGPAFSSYAPEDCGWLLQDLSDVALEAPTEEREEAIQAGGAHYAESLPVEYQPSPQYQELYRSALTASAARIARAVGTVTETVLAERSPSPVLVSLARAGTPVGVLMRRWARARHGLDLPHYAVSIVRGRGIDPNALRWLAAHHDPADIVFVDGWTGKGAITRELAAALEAQQEAGGPAFDPEIVVLADPGSCVSTYGTREDFLIPSACLNSTVSGLISRTVLRSDLVGPADFHGAKFYRELAGADVSTGFIDTVAARFDEVAEAVDAEVKELLAADRTPTWEGWAAVERISEEYGIHDVNLVKPGVGETTRVLLRRVPWKILAQRGAGADLDHVRLLAEQRGVPVEEVDGLPYTCVGLIHPRFTRGATGADGKAVTSK; the protein is encoded by the coding sequence ATGACGACGGCGATGACGGCGGAGATGACGACGGTGACGACGGAGAAGGGCGAGACGATCGACGCGGTGTGGTCGGGAACCTGGGTGGCGAAGCGGCTGGGCGTACGCCTGGAGGAGGCCGGCGACCCGGGATCGCCGAGGCTGGACGAACTGCTCGGGCTCGCCCTGCGGCGCAATCCGAAGCGGGCCCACCTGCTGGTCTCGCAGGTGCTGGGCAAGCACGTCCCGCAGTCCCCGCAGGCCGTCTACGCGGCCGGGCACGGGCTCGGCGAGCGGGTGCGGGCCCTGCTGGGCGAGGAGGCCGCCGCCACGGCGGTGGTCCTCGGGTACGCCGAGACGGCGACCGGGCTCGGGCACTGTGTGGCCGACGGGCTCGGCGCCGCCCCCTATCTGCACTCCACCCGCCGCCCCGTGCCCGGTGTCGAGCCGGCCGGCGGGTTCGAGGAGGCCCACTCGCACGCCACCTCGCACCTGCTGCTGCCGCAGGACCCGAAGCTGCTGGCCGGGGACGGGCCGCTGGTCCTCGTCGACGACGAGTTCTCCACCGGCAACACGGTCCTGAACACCATCCGCGACCTGCACGCCCGCCACCCCCGCGGCCACTACGTGGTCGTCGCCCTCGTCGACATGCGCTCCCCGGCCGACCGCGAGCGCCTGACCGCCTTCGCCGCCGAGATCGGCGCGCGCGTCGACCTGATCGCGCTCGCCTCCGGGACGGTGCACCTCCCCGAGGGGGTCCTGGCCAAGGGACAGGCTCTGGTCGAGGAGTACGAGCGCGAGAGCGCGGGAGGTCCGGCCGGGTCGGGTCCGGCCGGGTTCCGTGAGCCCGGGTCCGGCGCCGCCGGGTCCCCGGCCGCCGTCGTGCGCGTCGAGCTGGACTGGCCCGCCGGGCTCCCGGACGGGGGCCGGCACGGGTTCACCCCCGAGCACCGCGCCCGGCTCGAAGCCGCCCTGCCCGCCCTGACCCGGCAGCTCGCCGACGCGATCGGAGCCGGGCCCGGGCGGGTCCTCGTACTCGGCAACGAAGAGCTGATGTACGCGCCGCTGCGCCTCGCGCGGGCCCTGGAGGAGTCCGGGGCAGCCGCCGAGGTGCGGTTCTCGACCACCACCCGCTCCCCGGTGCTCGCCGTCGACGACCCCGGCTACGCCATCCGCTCCCGGCTCGTCTTCCCCGCGCACGACGCTCCCCCGGCTACCTCTGGGGGCACCCCCACCGCCGAGGGGCCCGGCGACCGGTACGCCTACAACGTCGCGGGCGCCGGCTTCGACACCGTCGTCGCCGTCGTCGACAGCCACGGGGACACCGCCGCGCTGCACGCCCCCGACGGGCTCCTCGCGCGCCTGGCCCCGCACGCCGGCCGGGTCCTGCTCGCGCTGGTCCCCTCGTACACGCCCCCCGCGTCCTCCGACCGGCAGGAGCCGATCATGCCCGAGCCCTCGCTCCTGCCCGAGCCGCTGCGCGGACCCGCCTTCTCCTCGTACGCCCCCGAGGACTGCGGCTGGCTCCTCCAGGACCTCTCCGACGTGGCGCTGGAGGCCCCGACCGAGGAGCGCGAGGAGGCCATCCAGGCGGGCGGCGCGCACTACGCCGAGTCGCTGCCCGTCGAGTACCAGCCCTCCCCGCAGTACCAGGAGCTCTACCGGAGCGCGCTGACCGCTTCGGCCGCCCGCATCGCCCGGGCCGTCGGCACGGTCACCGAGACCGTCCTCGCCGAGCGGTCCCCCTCCCCGGTCCTCGTCTCGCTGGCCCGCGCCGGCACCCCCGTCGGCGTCCTCATGCGCCGCTGGGCCCGGGCCCGGCACGGCCTGGACCTGCCGCACTACGCCGTCTCCATCGTGCGCGGCCGCGGCATCGACCCCAACGCGCTGCGCTGGCTGGCGGCCCACCACGACCCCGCCGACATCGTCTTCGTGGACGGCTGGACGGGCAAGGGGGCCATCACGCGCGAGCTGGCCGCCGCGCTGGAAGCCCAGCAGGAGGCGGGGGGCCCGGCCTTCGACCCGGAGATCGTCGTCCTCGCCGACCCCGGCTCCTGCGTGTCCACGTACGGCACCCGCGAGGACTTCCTGATCCCCTCCGCCTGCCTCAACTCCACCGTTTCCGGACTGATCTCGCGTACGGTCCTCAGGTCCGACCTGGTCGGACCCGCCGACTTCCACGGCGCGAAGTTCTACCGCGAGCTCGCCGGAGCCGACGTCTCCACCGGCTTCATCGACACCGTCGCCGCCCGCTTCGACGAGGTGGCCGAGGCCGTCGACGCCGAGGTCAAGGAGCTCCTCGCCGCAGACCGGACCCCCACCTGGGAGGGCTGGGCGGCCGTCGAGCGGATCAGCGAGGAGTACGGCATCCACGACGTGAACCTGGTCAAGCCCGGAGTCGGCGAGACGACGCGGGTGCTGCTGCGGCGCGTGCCGTGGAAGATCCTCGCGCAGCGCGGCGCCGGGGCGGACCTGGACCACGTACGGCTGCTCGCCGAGCAGCGGGGCGTGCCGGTCGAAGAGGTCGACGGGCTGCCGTACACCTGCGTAGGACTCATCCACCCCCGCTTCACGCGTGGCGCGACCGGCGCCGACGGAAAGGCCGTGACCTCCAAGTGA
- a CDS encoding HAD family hydrolase has protein sequence MTVLVASDLDRTLIYSAAALGLTMPDPVAPRLLCVEVHESKPLSYMTETAAALLTGLAADPAVVFVPTTTRTRKQYQRIRFPGRPAPYAICANGGQLLVDGVPDRDWRRQVAARLARECAPLEEVHAHLLETADAAWLRKARIAEDLFTYLVVERALVPDEWVKALTEWAEGRGWTVSLQGRKIYAVPRPLTKSAAMREVARRTGATTTLAAGDSLLDADLLLAADAAWRPGHGELADAGWTAPNVTALAAAGVVAGEEIVRAFATAVTRESGR, from the coding sequence GTGACTGTCCTGGTAGCCAGTGATCTCGACCGCACGCTCATCTACTCGGCGGCCGCGCTCGGCCTGACCATGCCCGATCCGGTGGCCCCGCGGCTGCTGTGCGTGGAGGTGCACGAGAGCAAGCCGCTGTCGTACATGACGGAGACGGCGGCGGCGCTGCTGACCGGGCTGGCGGCCGATCCCGCGGTGGTCTTCGTCCCGACGACGACCCGTACGCGCAAGCAGTACCAGCGCATCCGCTTCCCGGGGCGGCCGGCGCCGTACGCGATCTGCGCCAACGGCGGGCAGTTGCTGGTGGACGGGGTCCCGGACCGGGACTGGCGGCGTCAGGTCGCGGCGCGGCTGGCGCGGGAGTGCGCCCCCCTGGAGGAGGTGCACGCGCACCTGCTGGAGACGGCGGACGCGGCGTGGCTGCGCAAGGCGCGGATCGCGGAGGACCTGTTCACGTACCTGGTCGTCGAGCGCGCCCTGGTCCCGGACGAGTGGGTCAAGGCGCTGACGGAGTGGGCCGAGGGCCGGGGCTGGACCGTCTCCCTCCAGGGCCGCAAGATCTACGCCGTGCCGCGGCCGCTGACCAAGAGCGCGGCGATGCGCGAGGTGGCCCGCCGTACGGGCGCGACCACGACCCTCGCCGCGGGCGACTCCCTGCTGGACGCGGACCTGCTGCTGGCGGCGGACGCCGCCTGGCGGCCGGGGCACGGGGAGCTGGCCGACGCGGGCTGGACGGCGCCGAACGTCACCGCCCTGGCGGCGGCGGGCGTCGTGGCGGGCGAGGAGATCGTGCGGGCCTTCGCGACGGCGGTGACCCGGGAGTCGGGCCGGTAG
- a CDS encoding O-methyltransferase produces the protein MTKGNSTKITDELYRYVLDHNPPLDEVQRGLVATTYEKFPDVAGMQSAEEQGPLLAFLVRLTGARHIVEIGTFTGFSTLSMAQALPADGRIVACDVSREWTAYGREAWEAAGVADRIDLRIAPALETLRAMPLEPHVDMAYVDADKESQIAYWEELVPRLRPGGLIVTDNTLFHGTVLDEAATGSAAGVRAYNEHVAADTRMESVLLAISDGLTLSRKR, from the coding sequence ATGACCAAGGGCAACAGCACAAAGATCACCGACGAGTTGTACCGCTACGTGCTCGACCACAACCCCCCTCTGGACGAGGTCCAGCGGGGGCTGGTGGCGACGACGTACGAGAAGTTCCCGGACGTCGCCGGCATGCAGTCGGCGGAGGAGCAGGGGCCGCTGCTGGCCTTCCTGGTCCGGCTGACCGGCGCCCGCCACATCGTCGAGATCGGCACCTTCACCGGATTCTCGACCCTGTCGATGGCGCAGGCGCTGCCGGCGGACGGCCGGATCGTCGCCTGCGACGTCTCGCGGGAGTGGACGGCGTACGGGCGTGAGGCCTGGGAGGCGGCGGGCGTCGCCGACCGCATCGACCTGCGGATCGCCCCGGCGCTAGAGACGCTGCGCGCCATGCCGCTGGAGCCGCACGTCGACATGGCCTACGTGGACGCCGACAAGGAGAGCCAGATCGCGTACTGGGAAGAGCTCGTTCCGCGACTGCGCCCGGGCGGGCTGATCGTCACGGACAACACCCTCTTCCACGGCACGGTCCTGGACGAGGCCGCGACGGGCTCGGCGGCGGGAGTCCGCGCGTACAACGAGCACGTCGCGGCGGACACCCGCATGGAGTCGGTCCTGCTGGCGATCTCGGACGGCCTCACCCTGTCGCGCAAGCGCTAG
- a CDS encoding FmdB family zinc ribbon protein codes for MPRYEFRCRTCEDTFEVSRPMAESSAPADCPAGHADTVKLLSAVAVGGTSSAPAPSGGGCCGGGGCC; via the coding sequence ATGCCTCGTTACGAATTCCGCTGCCGGACCTGCGAAGACACGTTCGAAGTCAGCCGGCCCATGGCGGAGTCCTCCGCTCCGGCCGACTGCCCGGCCGGCCACGCCGACACCGTGAAGCTGCTCTCCGCCGTCGCCGTGGGCGGGACCAGCAGCGCCCCCGCCCCGTCCGGCGGGGGCTGCTGCGGTGGCGGAGGCTGCTGCTAG